One region of Zingiber officinale cultivar Zhangliang chromosome 7B, Zo_v1.1, whole genome shotgun sequence genomic DNA includes:
- the LOC122004534 gene encoding uncharacterized protein LOC122004534, translated as MEFLKIRSFRGIGKFKVKKDSNQDRDLMNLDLEKPNDEVLGTMPKADASDHVVKAVEDEDDDDFVTNEVKRRLKELRKNSFMVLIPEEGYPEEEEGRGSSSSGWRESEEGGDAPWCTFNAIYAKYTERMTFFDKLMVKSLKEAGSLGASKHSQSSLSKKLYMNLLNLPIKAQNGHCDGNEILRSQQEDSPCENLEAAYVSQVCLSWEILHNHFHLLGFNQVVEVPNVSSDDIGGLENVKRELQENMSLSPHAGHGIPTQSFEENQGGRN; from the exons ATGGAGTTCCTCAAGATAAGAAGCTTTCGAGGCATCGGTAAGTTTAAAGTGAAGAAAGACTCGAATCAGGATCGGGATCTGATGAATCTAGACCTGGAAAAGCCAAATGACGAGGTATTGGGCACAATGCCGAAAGCGGATGCTTCTGATCATGTTGTGAAGGCGGTagaggatgaagatgatgatgatttcGTCACCAATGAGGTGAAGCGGCGTCTGAAGGAGCTGAGGAAGAACAGCTTCATGGTGCTCATACCTGAAGAAGGATATCcagaagaggaagaggggagagggagcAGCTCGAGCGGGTGGAGGGAGTCGGAAGAGGGTGGTGATGCTCCATGGTGCACGTTTAATGCAATTTATGCTAAGTACACGGAGCGGATGACGTTCTTTGACAAGCTGATGGTCAAGAGTCTCAAAGAAGCTG GATCGTTGGGTGCTTCAAAACATTCACAAAGCTCTTTGTCAAAGAAGTTGTATATGAACCTGCTTAACCTCCCTATCAAGGCACAAAATGGACATTGTGATGGCAATGAAATTCTTAGAAGTCAGCAGGAAGATAGCCCTTGTGAGAATCTTGAAGCTGCTTATGTTTCACAAGTTTGTTTAAGTTGGGAGATTCTCCATAATCATTTTCA TTTGTTGGGTTTTAATCAGGTTGTTGAAGTACCAAATGTCAGCTCGGATGATATTGGTGGGCTGGAAAATGTCAAGAGGGAACTGCAAGAG AACATGTCTTTGTCTCCTCATGCTGGTCATGGGATTCCTACACAGTCCTTTGAGGAAAATCAAGGGGGCAGAAATTAA